The DNA region TTCTCCCGAGGAAATCAACAAGATGTTTAGGGCGATGGTCATGCCCAGTGTCGCCGCCAATCTGCGATAAGCGTCCCAGGCGCCAGCTCTTGGGAGGGGTTTTTTCCTTAGAGATAAGGTATTGCTTGACGCCGCCGTTGCATGGAACGGCTCACTTTTGGGTATGTTAGAATCCGCGGATGCCAAAAAGAAAAAGGCTTATGAAAAAACTCGTAATAATCGGAGCCGGGTTCGGCGGTCTATACACCGCCAAGCAGATGGATCATGAGGATTTTGAAATCACCCTCGTGGACAAAACCAACCACCATCTTTTCCAGCCGCTTCTTTACCAAGTGGCCACGGCGGCGCTCTCCTCCGCGGACATTTGCACCCCGATCCGCAAAATCCTCAGCAAACAGGAAAACACGCTCGTCCTTATGAGCAGGGTCACAAAAATCGACAAGGCAAACCGCGAAATCCACCTGCACAACCACCAACCGATACCCTACGACATCCTTGTGGTGGCCACCGGAGTTCATCATTTCTACTTTGGACACGACGAATGGGAAAAATTCGCGCCGGGTCTTAAAACCCTCAACGATGCCCTCACCATACGGGATAAACTCCTGTTCAACTTCGAGAAGGCCGAATTGTGCGACCGCTATTCCGATGCCCAAAAATATCTTAGTTTCATCATCGTCGGCGGAGGGCCAACCGGCGTTGAACTGGCCGGAGCGGTGGCGGAGATAGCGAACCATACGTTGGTTGAAAATTTCAAAAAAATCGACCCGGCCAGCACCAAGGTGTACTTAATCGAAGCCGCCGCGCGGCTGCTGCCGTCAATGCCGGAAAAATTTAGCGTCAACGCTAAAAAGGATCTTGAACATCTCGGGGTGGAGGTAATAACCGGGCAAGTGGTAACCGAAATCACCCCTCACGGCGTACAGGTGGGCAACCGGTTCATCAAAGCCACAAACACAATATGGGCCGCGGGGACAGAGGCATCCACCCTGTTGAAAACATTGGATATCCCCTTGGATAAGGCCGGCAGGGCAATAGTTGAGCCGGATCTAAGCATACCGGCGCACCCGGAAATATTTGTCATTGGGGATGCGGCCCATTGTAAGGGAAAAGACGGCAATCCGCTCCCCGCTGTGGCTCCCGTGGCCATGCAACAGGCGACATTCGTGGCCCGGCTCATTAAAAAGAATTTGGTGGGTAAATGCGACAAACCGTTTTCCTACACCGACTTGGGAACAATGGCCACCATAGGACGCAGCAAGGCGGTGGCTCAAATAGGCGGTCTGTTTTTTACCGGTTTTTTGGCATGGTGCCTATGGTCCGCGGTACATTTGATGCACATAATCCTTTTCCGCAACCGTATTAAGGTATTGAGCGACTGGATACATGGTTATATTACGGGTCACCGCGGGGCGCGGCTTATCCGCAATCCTTCGGAAGAGGATTTCAGGGAAGAATTGAACCAAATCAAGTAGCTTGTCCTACAGAGGAGGCGAAAATCGCTATGAACAAACAACCGATTTACAGAGCCAAAAAAGAGGCGTGAAAATACTCCTCGTCGCAATGCCGGACGCTTCCAGCAACTTCCACAGGATGATACGCGTACCGAACCTGGGACTCTGTTCCCTTGCCGCCACAGTGCCGGATCACGATGTGCGGGTGCTCGACCTGGTTCTAATCCACCGGGGGATACGCCGCTATCTCCAGAACTATCTTGCCGAGTTCCGTCCCGAGGTGGTCGGCATCAGCAGCATGAGCTTCCAGTACGAAAGCGCCCGCACGGTGATGGCGATCGTCAGGGCGTTCGATCCTTCCATTAAAATCGTGGCGGGGGGATACCACGCCTCGATGGTTCCGCATGAATTGGAGGGCGATCCGTTTGATTTCCTTATCAGGGGAGAGGGAGAGATTGCCTTCCCCCGGCTGATCGAAACGCTTGCTTCAAAACCCGCCCCGGGCACCAACCGCGCCACCCGCGCCACATCGGCCTTTTCCGCCATTCCCGGTTTGTCTTGGCGCGATGGCGAACGGGTGGTGCACAACCCCTCCGGCGAACTGGCCGACGTAGCCACCCTGCCGCCGCCCAACCGCCGCGCCCGGGCGCTCACCGATTTCACCTACCTGACCAAGAAGATGGACGTTATAGAAACCTCGCGCGGCTGCACGCTGAAGTGCAGCTTCTGTTCCATCACCAACATGTACGGCCGCAGCTTCCGCCCCTACCCCATCGACCGGGTGATCGCCGACCTCAAGCGGTTGAAGGAAGACGGCGTGAAGACGGTGCTCATAGTGGACGACAACATCACCCTCGACGTGCCGCGCCTGATGCGGTTGTGCGACGCCATCGCCGATAACGGCCTCAACAGCATGGAGTATATCGTGCAAGCATCGGTGCTCGGCATCTCCAGCAACCCGGAGCTGGCGCCGAAAATGGCGCGGGCGAATTTCTACCTGGTCTTTTTAGGCATCGAGTCGATGCACAAGAAGAACCTCGCCTTCCTGAAGAAGGGGAATATCAAAGAACGGGCGGATCAGGCGATAGCGCTCCTGCGCGCCAACGGCATCGCCATCCTCGGCGGCTTCATTATCGGCAACCCGGACGACACCGCCGAGGACGTAAAGGCGGTATTCGATTACGCCAAGACGCTGAAGGTGGATCTGGCGGCGGTGCAATGCCTCACCCCATACCCCAACACCGAACTGCGGCGCGACCTGCTTGCGATGGGGCTGGTGACCAACGCAAACGACCTGCGCCGCTACAACGGCTTCATCTGCAATGTCAGGACGCGCCACCTCTCCAGCAAGCGGCTCAACCGGCTGATGAACTGGGAGAACATGAAGATGTTTTTCAGCCCCGCATGGTTCAAGGACAACAACTTCGTCAAGCGGCGCGAGAAGGGGGCGCTGAAGGTGATGGTCAACAATCTCGAATATATCCGCGCCTGGTTCACCGGCGGCCAATTCGCCTCGCGCCACAGTTTTGACTGACGTGAAAGGGAGGGAAGGCGGTATGACACGGGTGTTCGGCATGGTGCTCCGCAGGCCGCTGGCGGCGCTGGGGGTGGCGCTGCTGCTGGCCAGCCCCGCCGCGTGGCTCGCCACGCGCCTGAAGATCGATAGCTCCACCGAGATGTTCTTTGCCGAAAACGACCCTGACCGCGCCGCCTACCAGCGCTTCGTGGATCAGTTTGGCAGCGACGAACTGATGTTCGTGATGGTCGACACCGGCGGCAACAACGAGGCGCTCCCCGCCGCCGACGCGCTGGCCAGCGGTCTGGCCGCCATCAAAGGGGTTTCCGGCCTCTTCAACCCGGTCGACAAATACCGCACGATGGTTCCCGCCGCGCCGGACGGCGGGCCGGATTACGCCGCCATCCGGCCAAAGGCGGAAGCGAACCCGTATGAACGGGATGCCCCGCTCCTTTCGTTCGACAAGCACTACCTGATCTTCGTGCTGAAGGTGGCCGGAGCCGCCCCCGGCGAGCGGGGGGAGATATTCACGCTGGCGCAACGGCTGCTGGCGCAAAAGGGGTTTGGCCCGGAGCGGGTAACCATCGCCGGCCAGCCGGTGCTGAACCACTACCTGGGGGAGACGCCGAAAGAGGTCGTCAAGATATTCTTCCCGATCCTGCTTGTTATCACCGCCGGGCTGCTCTACTTTCTCTTCCGCGACTGGAGATTAATATTGGCGCCGCTGCTGCTCATCGTCTTCGTCGAGGTTTTTGTCTTTGGCATGGCCGGCCTCTTCGGCGAGCCGCTCAACATCATAACCGCCATCGTGCCGGTGCTCCTCTTCATCGTCACTCTCGCGGCATCCATCCACATTCTTGAGCAGTTCGCCGCCACTTGGCACGGGGGGGTGGAGGCACAAGACGCCTTGCTGGAAACGTTGCGCGACAAGCTCTGGCCGAGCGCCTTCGCCCTGGCGACCACCGCCACGGGGTTTGGTTCGCTGGCATGGAGCAACATCGCGCCGATAAAACACCTGGGCCTTTATATGGCGTACGGCTGCGGCGTGGCGTTCGCGGCGCTTTTTGGGCTCTTCCCCGCCATCGTGATTTTGCTGGCGAAAAAGCGGCATGAAACCTCCCCGCTCGACCTTTCCCCCTTTTACCACCGGATCATCGGCTTCGCCCGCGCTTGGGCATGGCCGCTGATACTGCTGGCGATCCTGCCGGTGGCCTACACGGCATGGCGGCTGCCGGGAATAGAGTTTCAAACCAATGGACTGCTCTACTTCGACGAAAAAAGCTATATCCGCTCCGCCACCCGGCATTTCGAGGAGATGGGGCTGGGAATGACCAGCCTGGAAATCGTGCTGGAGGGAAAGCCGGGCGACTTCGCCGACCCGCAACGGCTGGCGCAGCTTGACGCCCTGACCCGCGAACTGCGCGCCATCCCGGGGGTGCAAAGCGCCTATTCCCCTTCGTCGCTGCTGCGCGAGATCCACGGAATTTTTTCGGGCGACTACGCCCTTCCCCCCGGCTACATCATCGACCAGATATTTCAAACGGCCGCGGCCGCTTACCCCGGCACGCTCAACGCCTATACCGACCGCATGCACTCCCGCGCCAGAATCAGCGTGGGGATGAAAACGATAGGGCTGGCCGAGTACCGCGCGATACGGGCGCAAGCCGGCGCCGCGCTGGCGAAAAGCCCGCTCCCCGGCGCGGCCAAGGCGGCCATCACCGGCCAGTTCCCGCTGATACTGAACGTGCAGCGCGACCTGATGGACACGCTCACCTCCAGCTTTCTTTCCAGCTTCCTCACCATCCTTGCCTGCTTTGTGCTGCTGCTGCGGAGCATTAAACTGGCGCTGCTGGCGATGATACCGAACGTGATACCGGTCTTTATCATCGTCTCGTTCATGTTTTTAACCGGCACCAAGTTCGACATCGGCAACATCATGATCGCCAGCGTGGTGCTGGGAATCGCGGTGGACGACACGGCCCACTTCCTGTACCAGATAAAAACGCACCGCCACAAGGAGGATTTGACGGAAATACTCTGGGAGGCGTTCGACGGCACGGGGGCCGCCATCTTCTACACCTCGGTCATACTCACGGCGGGGTTCGCCGTGTTCGCCTTTTCAGGCTTCCTCCCCACCCGGCACTTCGGCATCCTGGCGGCGCTGGCCATCGCTTTCGCCCTGCTGTGCGACCTGTTAATATTGCCTGCCGTGATGTTCGTAACGGAATTCCGCCCGGAATCGAAAGGAAAACGGCCATGAACATGTATACACCGCTCCGCCCGCTCCTGTACGCCGCATTCGTCGCGGCGGCCCCAATCGCGGCCGCCGCCGGCGAATACACCCTCACCCCGGCCGACGGCGCCATTGGCTTTGAACTCGGCTCCACCCTGCATATGGTGCATGGCAACGCAAAACAGTTCACCGTAACGGTGAACATCCCGGACGCCGGAATGCCGGGGGAGGCGGCGGCGCTGGTAACGATTCCAGCCAAAGGTCTCGACACGGATAACGGCCGCCGCGACGAAAAAATGCGCAACGAATGCCTGGAAGCGGAGAAGTATCCCAACATCACCTTCGAGACAACCGGCATGGAAAACCTGCCTCCGTTGCCGTTCAACGGGGAAAGCTTTTCCGCCCTCGTCAAGGGAAAGTTGACCATCCACGGCGTAACGCGTGAAACCGCCATACCGGTGACGGTGAAACGGACGGATAAAGGGGCGCTGATCGCCGGGTCGGTTCCGGTGGCGTTCATAAAGGATTACAACATCGTTGATCCGTCGATATTTGTGTTCCGCGTGGAGAAGGAGGCGAAAGTGATATTCAGCCTCGCGCTCCCCGCGCCGCTTTTCAAGGCGGCCCACGCGGCGGCAAAGCAATAGGGGAACAACCGTGAAACTGAGCGTCGCCTGCAACTTCGACCCCGCATTGATAGGTGCGCTCAAGGGATTCCCGGTCTACGAGCTTTACGGCAAAACCACCGCCGATATCATCGGCGGGGGGCGGGCCTCCTTCACCCTTCCGGCCACCGGCAAGCGCCAGTTGGAAAAGTATGTGAAGAAAGTGCACGGTGCTGGAATGGGCTTCAACTACCTCATCAACGCCTCCTGCCTGGAAAACATGGAGTCGACGCGCGGCGGCCAACGGGCCATTCGTGAACTGCTCGACTGGCTGGCGGTTATCGGCGTCGATGCGGTAACGCTGAATCACCCGCTACTGCTGAAGATGGTGAAAAAGGGCTACCCGTTTCAGACCCGCATCGGCGTATTCGCCGCGGTGAACAGCGTGCGGCGGGTGAAATTTTGGGAAAGCGAGGGGGCCGATTGCATCTGCCTGGAGGACATCGCCGTAAACCGCGACTTCGCGCTGCTCGCCGAAATGCGCCGCGCCGCCGGCTGCGACTTGCAACTGCTGGTGAACAACCACTGCTTCTACTCCTGCGCCATGTCCGGCACCCACATGAACATGCTGTCACACGCATCGCAGTCCAGGCACAAGAGCAAGGGGTTTTACATCGACTACTGCATGGTGCGCTGCACCGGCGATAAGCTGGCCGACCCGGTGAACTTCATCCGCGCCAGTTGGATACGGCCGGAGGACCTGGAACACTACCGGGCATTGGGTTACGAAAACTTCAAGATCGTGGAACGGATGTCCCCCACCTGGCTGCTGGCGCTGCGGGTGAAGGCATACACGGAGGGCGCATACGGCGGCAACCTGCTGGATCTGGTGCAACCGTACGGCCACAAGGACGCCGGTATTGGAAATGCAACTAAAGCGGCGCGCTTTTTGCGCTATCTCTTGCGGCCCTTTGCGGTGAATCCGCTGAAGATGAACAAGCTGCGGAAGATCGGCGCAAAGCAGGGAATGCTGTCATCGCTCGAAGGAACGCCGCCGGTGCTGATAGAAAACGCGAAGCTGGGGGGATTCCTTGAGCGTTTCAAGAAGCAGCGTTGCGCCGACATCGACTGCGGCTCCTGCCGCTACTGCCACGCCGTGGCGGAAGAACACGTGAAAGTGGATCCCGCGTTCCGGCGGGAAACGCTGGGGCTGTACGCCGATTTGACGGAGGAACTGGAAACCGGAAGGTTCTGGAAATAGATGAACATCCTCTTTATCAGCGCCAACAGGGCGCGTACGCCGCTGCCGGTGATGCCGGCGGGGGCATGTCTCGCCGCCGAGGCGGCCGCGGCGGCCGGACATCATGTGACGATGCTTGATCTGATGTTCGGGGAAAA from Nitrospinota bacterium includes:
- a CDS encoding NAD(P)/FAD-dependent oxidoreductase, with product MKKLVIIGAGFGGLYTAKQMDHEDFEITLVDKTNHHLFQPLLYQVATAALSSADICTPIRKILSKQENTLVLMSRVTKIDKANREIHLHNHQPIPYDILVVATGVHHFYFGHDEWEKFAPGLKTLNDALTIRDKLLFNFEKAELCDRYSDAQKYLSFIIVGGGPTGVELAGAVAEIANHTLVENFKKIDPASTKVYLIEAAARLLPSMPEKFSVNAKKDLEHLGVEVITGQVVTEITPHGVQVGNRFIKATNTIWAAGTEASTLLKTLDIPLDKAGRAIVEPDLSIPAHPEIFVIGDAAHCKGKDGNPLPAVAPVAMQQATFVARLIKKNLVGKCDKPFSYTDLGTMATIGRSKAVAQIGGLFFTGFLAWCLWSAVHLMHIILFRNRIKVLSDWIHGYITGHRGARLIRNPSEEDFREELNQIK
- a CDS encoding B12-binding domain-containing radical SAM protein, producing MKILLVAMPDASSNFHRMIRVPNLGLCSLAATVPDHDVRVLDLVLIHRGIRRYLQNYLAEFRPEVVGISSMSFQYESARTVMAIVRAFDPSIKIVAGGYHASMVPHELEGDPFDFLIRGEGEIAFPRLIETLASKPAPGTNRATRATSAFSAIPGLSWRDGERVVHNPSGELADVATLPPPNRRARALTDFTYLTKKMDVIETSRGCTLKCSFCSITNMYGRSFRPYPIDRVIADLKRLKEDGVKTVLIVDDNITLDVPRLMRLCDAIADNGLNSMEYIVQASVLGISSNPELAPKMARANFYLVFLGIESMHKKNLAFLKKGNIKERADQAIALLRANGIAILGGFIIGNPDDTAEDVKAVFDYAKTLKVDLAAVQCLTPYPNTELRRDLLAMGLVTNANDLRRYNGFICNVRTRHLSSKRLNRLMNWENMKMFFSPAWFKDNNFVKRREKGALKVMVNNLEYIRAWFTGGQFASRHSFD
- a CDS encoding MMPL family transporter — its product is MTRVFGMVLRRPLAALGVALLLASPAAWLATRLKIDSSTEMFFAENDPDRAAYQRFVDQFGSDELMFVMVDTGGNNEALPAADALASGLAAIKGVSGLFNPVDKYRTMVPAAPDGGPDYAAIRPKAEANPYERDAPLLSFDKHYLIFVLKVAGAAPGERGEIFTLAQRLLAQKGFGPERVTIAGQPVLNHYLGETPKEVVKIFFPILLVITAGLLYFLFRDWRLILAPLLLIVFVEVFVFGMAGLFGEPLNIITAIVPVLLFIVTLAASIHILEQFAATWHGGVEAQDALLETLRDKLWPSAFALATTATGFGSLAWSNIAPIKHLGLYMAYGCGVAFAALFGLFPAIVILLAKKRHETSPLDLSPFYHRIIGFARAWAWPLILLAILPVAYTAWRLPGIEFQTNGLLYFDEKSYIRSATRHFEEMGLGMTSLEIVLEGKPGDFADPQRLAQLDALTRELRAIPGVQSAYSPSSLLREIHGIFSGDYALPPGYIIDQIFQTAAAAYPGTLNAYTDRMHSRARISVGMKTIGLAEYRAIRAQAGAALAKSPLPGAAKAAITGQFPLILNVQRDLMDTLTSSFLSSFLTILACFVLLLRSIKLALLAMIPNVIPVFIIVSFMFLTGTKFDIGNIMIASVVLGIAVDDTAHFLYQIKTHRHKEDLTEILWEAFDGTGAAIFYTSVILTAGFAVFAFSGFLPTRHFGILAALAIAFALLCDLLILPAVMFVTEFRPESKGKRP
- a CDS encoding YceI family protein, with the translated sequence MNMYTPLRPLLYAAFVAAAPIAAAAGEYTLTPADGAIGFELGSTLHMVHGNAKQFTVTVNIPDAGMPGEAAALVTIPAKGLDTDNGRRDEKMRNECLEAEKYPNITFETTGMENLPPLPFNGESFSALVKGKLTIHGVTRETAIPVTVKRTDKGALIAGSVPVAFIKDYNIVDPSIFVFRVEKEAKVIFSLALPAPLFKAAHAAAKQ
- a CDS encoding U32 family peptidase, with translation MKLSVACNFDPALIGALKGFPVYELYGKTTADIIGGGRASFTLPATGKRQLEKYVKKVHGAGMGFNYLINASCLENMESTRGGQRAIRELLDWLAVIGVDAVTLNHPLLLKMVKKGYPFQTRIGVFAAVNSVRRVKFWESEGADCICLEDIAVNRDFALLAEMRRAAGCDLQLLVNNHCFYSCAMSGTHMNMLSHASQSRHKSKGFYIDYCMVRCTGDKLADPVNFIRASWIRPEDLEHYRALGYENFKIVERMSPTWLLALRVKAYTEGAYGGNLLDLVQPYGHKDAGIGNATKAARFLRYLLRPFAVNPLKMNKLRKIGAKQGMLSSLEGTPPVLIENAKLGGFLERFKKQRCADIDCGSCRYCHAVAEEHVKVDPAFRRETLGLYADLTEELETGRFWK